GCATGCGCATCCTCTACTACGATGTGGTCCGCCGCCCCGACCTGGAATCGGAGCTGGGAATCGAGTACCGCCCCTTCCAGGAGGTGCTGCGGGAGGCGGACTTTCTCAGCATCCACACCCCGCTCACCCCGGAGACGCGCCACCTCATTGGCCGGGAGCAGTTGAAGATGATGAAGCGCACCGCGGTCCTGGTGAACACCGCCCGCGGGCCCATCGTGGACACCCTGGCCCTGGCCGAAGCGCTGCGGGAGAGGTGGATCTGGGGCGCGGCGCTGGACGTCTTCGAACAGGAACCGGTGCAGCCCGACCACCCGTTGCTGGCCCTGGACAACGTGATTGTGGCCCCTCACATCGCCAGCGCCAGCATCGAGACCCGCACCCAGATGGCCCTGATGGCCGTGGAGAACCTGCTGGCGGTGCTGGAGGGGCGGCGCCCGCCCAACCCGGTCAACCCTGAGGTCCTGGAGTCTCCCCGGCCGCGGCCGTAGGCCCCGACCCACCGGGCGCGGCCGCAGGTCCCGCTTCCGCCGGCTGCGCAAAACGCCAGGAGGGCCATCGTTCGGCGCTCCTGGCGTTTTGCGGGATCTATCCGCGGCTATTCCTTGAACACCGTCCAGGTGCGGAAGCTCATGTCCGGGTTGAGGATGATCCCCTTCACGTTCTTCTGGTAGATGGCATAGGCCTGCAGGTTGTTGGACCACATGGGCACCAGGATGGCGCTCTCCGCCAGCAGGCGCTGTGCCTGCTGGTAGAGGCGGGTGCGTTCCGCGCGGTCAGCCGTCATCTTGGCCTGGGTCAGCATCTGCTTGAACTGATCGTAGTACTGCTTGTCCCGCGCGCTGGTCGCCTTGTTCAGGAAGGTCCCCAGGCCCTCCGGCGATTCGATCAGCCAGGGGGAGAGGAAGTTATCCGGGTCGACGAAGTCCGGGAACCACCCCAGGAAGAACATGCCGAACTGCCCGGCGGCCATGGACTTGGTGTAGGTGGCCCACTCCTGGGTCTTGATTTCCACGCTGGCCAGACCCGTCTCCTCGATGGCCCGCTTGACTACCGCGCCGGCGTCGGGCTCGGTGTTCCCGTAGCGCACGGGGGTCAGCCACAGGATCAGGGTCAGCTTCTTGCCCTCGCTGTACCCGGCCTCTCGCAGCAGGCTGCGCGCCTGGTCCAGGTTCCGCTTGGGGAAGGCCTCTATGTGGCTCCACAGCCCCGGTGGGACCATGCTGTACAGCGGGGTGTTGATGCCGCCGAAGACGTTGCGGGCGATGCGGTCGCGGTCCAGGGCAAAGGCCACGGCGCGGCGCACCCGCACGTCGTCGAAGGGCTTGGCCGTCACGTTAAAGACAATGTACCGCACGGAGAGGCTGGGTCCGCGCAGCACGGACACCCGCGGGCTCTGCTGCAGACGGCGGATGTCCTCGGGGTTGAAGGTGCGGAAGCCCACGTCCACCTGCCCGGCCTCCACCGCCGCCGCCAGGGCCGAGGCGTCGGCGTAGAAGACGGTGATTACCCGTTTGCTCCGGGGCTGAGGACCCCAGTAGCCGGGATAGGCCTCGTAGACCGTGCGCTGGTCGGGCACGTACTGGGCCAGGCGGTAGGGGCCCGTCCCGACGAAGCGCCCCTTGGCGTACTCGTTGGCCGGCCCGGTGAAGCGGTAGATGTGTGCGGGCGCCACGCCCCAGGTCATGCGGGAAAGGAAGGTGGCGTCCCGCTCCTTGACCCTGATGCGCACGGTCCGGGTATCGACCACCTCGACCGTCTTGATGTTCTCGATGAGGGCCACACCGCCCTCAGGCCCCTTGCGCCGCAGCACCGTCTCCAGGGACTGCTTGACCGAGGCCGCGTCGAAGGGCCTCCCGTCGGTGAAGGTCACTCCCGGGCGCAGGCGGAAGGTGTAGCTCAGCCCGTCCGGGGCGATCTGCCAGGACTCGGCCAGCTGGCCGACGATATCGGTCGTCCCCGGCTTGAACTGCACCAGGGCTTCGGAGATCTGTCCGAAGACGTGCCAGGTCCAGTAGTCGTATGAGTTCTCCGGGGACAGCTCCGTGATCTTATCCGTGGTGCCCAGGACGATGGTGTCCTGGGGCGCCGCGGCCGGTGCGATAGCAGGACCCCCGGCCAGCAGCAGCGCCGCCAGCAGCAGGACTCCCAGGGCCAGGCGCGATTGTCTCATGCCCCCACCTCCTGTGAGAGGATTCTGCAGACCGTCGGACAGTGGCTCAAAGAAGGAACATTCGCCGGCGAGGCGGGCCGCCCTGCTGCGGCGGCTGGCGTAAGGCCCCCGATGGTCAGGCGGGGCGCCCTGCCGTAGAGTGCTCACACCAGGCGCCGCCGCCTGGGATTCAGCCGGTCGTTGACGCCCTCGCCTATCATGCCGAAGCCCACGGAGAGCAGGATGATCATCAGCCCGGGGAAGGTGATCAGCCACCAGTACCCCGCCTGGAGGAACTTCTGGCCGTTCTGGATGTCGAAGCCCCAGTCCGGCGTGGGGGGCGGCAGGCCGAAGCCGAGGAAGGAGAGGGCTGCCTCGGTGAGGATGGCATCGGCGATGTTGAACGAAGGCACCGTCATCACCGCGGACATCGTGTTGGGGGCGATGTGTCGCACCAGCGTCCGTGCCCCTGAGGCCCCCAGGGCCCGTGCCGCCTCCACGAACTCCTGTGTGCGCACCGCCAGCACCTGCCCGCGAGCCACCCGGAAGTAGGTAGGGATGTAGACGAAGGCGATGGCCGCCGTCATGTTGGCCAGCCCGGGACCCAGCATGGCCACGATAGCGATGGCCAGGATCAGGGCGGGGAAGGAGTAGATGGCGTCCATGACCAGGGAGAGGACCCGGTCCAGCCGGCCGCCGGCGTATCCGGCGATCCAGCCCAGCGTGGTGCCCAGGACCAGGGAGAGGGCGCAGGAGATGAGGGCTACCAGGATGGGCACTCGCCCGCCGTGGAGCACCCGACTGAACACGTCCCGCTGCAGCTGGTCGGTGCCCATGTAGTAGGGTCGGCCAGGGGGCTGCAGGCGTTCGCCGTCGGTAGGCACCGTGGGGTCAAAGGGAGCGAGCAGGGGCGCCAGCAGGGTCACCGCCGCCACCAGTCCGACGATGACCATGCCGGCAACCAGCAGGTAGTCGCGGCGCAGGCGCAGCATCAGAAGCGGATCCGCGGGTCGAGGCGGGCGTAGAGCACGTCCACCAGCAGGTTGACCGCGGAGATGAAGAAGGCGATGAAGACCACCGCACCCTGAATGGCGGTAAAGTCCCGGGAGGAGATACCCTCCAGCAGGTAGCGGGCGATCCCCGGCCAGGAGTAGACGGTCTCGGTGAGGATCGCCCCCGCCATGAGCAGGGCGAACTGCAGTCCCACCACCGTAACGATAGGGATCAGGGCGTTGGCCAGGGCGTGCCGCGTGATCACCTTTCGCTCGTGCAGTCCCTTGGCCCGGGCCACGGTGACGTACTCCCGGTCCAGTACCTCCAGCATGCTGGAGCGGGTCATCCGGCCGATGAACCCGGAGACGACGATGGCCAGCGTAAGGGCGGGCAGGATCAGGTGGCGCACGGCACTGGCGAACAGGGTCAGGTCGCCGCGCAGCAGGGTATCCAGGGTGTAGATGTTGGTGATGGGGACGAAGAAGGCGGCGGCCACCGGGTCCAGCCGTCCGCCGGCGGGAAAGAGCCGCCAGCGCACGGCGAAGAGCATGAGGAACATCAGGCCGATCCAGAAGATGGGCATGGCGAAGGAGGCGATGTTCAGCACGCGGATCACGTGGTCGGCGCGGCGGTCCCGCCGTACTGAGGCGTAGACGCCACTAAAGAGCCCCAGCAGAGTCGCCCCCAGCATGCCAAAGATGGCCAGCTCGAAGGTGGCCGGGAAGCGCAGCAGCAGCTCCTGCGCCACCGGCAGTCCGGTGCGCACCGAGGTGCCGAAGTCCAGGCGCACGGCGTCGCCCAGGTAGTCCAGGTACTGCACCAGGATCGGCCGGTTCAGGCCCAACAGCTCCCGGCACTGGGCGATGTCCTCCGGGGTGACATTGCGGCCCCCCAGCAGGGCCAGGCAGGGGTCTCCGGGCAGGATGCGCAGGATGACGAAGACCAGGGAGAGCAGGATGAGCAGCATGGGGACAGTCAGCGCCAGCCGGGCCACGATGTATCGGAACATGGTCCGTCTCCAGTCTACGTCAGGGGCGACCGCGGGTGTATGTCAGTGGCGGCCGCGGGTGGCCCAGCGCTCGATCCCGCGCACGCCCAGCGAGCCCACCAGACTCATGGTCAGGTAGAGCAGCGCCACCATATTGTACGTCTGGAATGAGCGGAAGGTCCGGGCGTTGAGCAGGGCGCCGGAGTAGGTGAGTTCCTGCACCGAGATCACCGAAGCCAGCGAGGAGTCCTTGAGCATGGAGATGAAGTCGTTGGCCAGCGGCGGCAGGATCACCCGCACCGCCTGCGGCAGGATGATGAAGCGCATGGCCTGCCAGTAGGAGAGCCCCAGGGAGCGCGCCGCCTCCATTTGCCCGCGGGGGATGGACTCGATGCCCGCGCGGTAGATCTCCGCCAGGTAGGCCCCGTAGCCGATCCCCAGGCCCAGCGTGGCCCGGACCATGTCGTTGCGGAACCAGCGGATGCCGGTGGCATCCGCCAGCGCCGGCGTGACCACGAAGGCGATGTAGAGGAGCTGCACCAGCAGCGGAACGCCGCGGATGACCTCGATGTACAGCCGGGAGAGGGTGTAGGGGACCGGGTGGCGGGAGAGCTGGGCCAGCGCGGCGATCAGCCCCAGGACCATGGCCAGGGCGTAGGAGGAGACGGCCAGGCGGATGGTAAGGACCACGCCTGCGGCCAGGAACCGATAGGTTTCGACGTAGACGGGGGAGTTGAGGATACCGTAGAGGACCAGCAGCCCGCCCAGGATGAGGATAACGCCCCACCAGGGCACGCGCTGCAGGACATCGAGAGGAAGCAGCCGTCCCCGGGCGGCGAGGTGGGCCGCGGCTTCTGTGGGGGGTGCGGTCGAGGGCCCCATGCAGAGAAACCGTTCGGGTGCGGGGAGGTGCCTCCCTCCCCGCACCCGAACCAGCAGCCTGCCCCAGAGCCGGGCTCAGCCGGTAGGCGGGAGTCCCAAGAACCGCCTGCGATCCCCGGGGTGCCCCCGGCTAGCCGGGCCGCCAGCCAGCGGCACTACTTCGGCTTCCACTCCACGAACCACTTCTGGTAGAGCTTGTCCAGGAAGCCCTGCTCCTTGAGCTGGGTGAGGGCGGCGTTGAAGGCGTCCTGCAGCGTCTTGTCACCCTCGCGCACCACGATCCCCAGACCCTCGCTGGTGAGCTTCTCCCCCACCACCTTTAGCTGCCCGGGGTTGGTGCCCATGTAGCCGGAGGCAGCCACGCTGTCGATGAGCACGGCGTCTGCATCCTTCTGCAGCAGGGACTGCACGGCCAGGTCGAAGGTGCGGAAGCGCTTGACCTCCTTGATCTTGCCCTCGTTCTGCAGCTTGGTGGCCAGCTCGTCATTGGTGGTGCCGGTCTGAACGGCCACAACCTTGTCCGCCAGGTCGTCAGCCCCCCTGATGCGCTCCTCGTCCGAGCGCACCAGGACCACCTGCCCCACCTCGATGTAGGGCATGGTGAAGTCCATGGTCTTGTCGCGCTCCTCGGTGATGGTCACCCCGGAGATGACGGCGTCGTAGTCCCCCTTCTGCAGCGCGGCGAAGATGCCTTCCCAGGCCGTGCTCTTGATCTCCGGCTTGCAGTTGACCAGGCGGCAGATCTCGTTGATCAGGTCGATGTCGTAGCCGATGATGTTCTTGTTCTCATCGAGCATCTCGAAGGGCGGGTAGGTGGCGTCGGTAGCCACGCGGATGGTACGCCCTCCCAGATCTGGAACCTGAGCGGCCGGCGCTGGCGCGGGAGCCGGCTGTCGCGCCTGCTGTCGCTGGCACCCGGCGGCGACCAGCGCCGCCGCCACCAGGATAACCGCGAGCACCCCTGCAGATCTGCGCATGATCCCTCCTCCCCTGCGGTGCGGGTAACGGTGTCCTCAGCACATCGCGTCCAGGAGTACTTGGGTAGTTCTTTAGCCTGGCGTGATCTCCTCTTTCGCCTCTGCCGCAGGCCGGAACGTTTTGTTCGTCTCCGGTCGCGGTGGCGAAGGCGCCGACCGCGCTGCTGGGATATACTGAAGGACGATACCTGTGCAGACTGTGAGGTGGTCACTGTGAAGTCCCGGGACCTGGCTGCGGCCGCAATCTTTGTGGCTCTGACCTTCGTGGTTACGCGCTACACGGTGATTCCCATCCCGGCGACGAAGGGCTACTTCAACCTGGGAGAGGTGGTCATCTACATCGCCGCCCTGGCCTTTGGGCCGCTGGTGGGGTTGCTGGCCGGTGGCGTGGGCTCGGCCCTGGCCGACCTGGCCGCGGCACCCCAGTTCGCCCCATTCACCCTGGTGATTAAGGGCATCGAAGGGTACCTGGTGGGCCGCCTGGCCGGCCCGACGACGCCCCTCCGGCTGCGGGCCACGGTCCTGGGTGGGGCCTGGATGGTGGCGGGCTACTTCGCCGCGGAGACGCTCTTTGCCCGGTTCCTGGGCATCGCCCCCACACCCGCCACCGCCGTCGCCGCTGCGCTTACCGAGGTGCCTTTCAACATCGTGCAGGTCACTGCCGGCGTGGTGGTGGCGGTGCTGGTGGCGGTGCGCCTGGTGCCGCTGATGGCGGAGAAGCCGCGGTAAGCCCGCTGCTGGGACACCGCCGGCTCCACGGTGGCGCCAGGAAGAATGCTCAGGGTCAAACGTATCTACGAGCTGCCTTCCCCCGGAGACGGGCAGCGTTTTCTGGTGGAGCGTCTCTGGGCCCGCGGGGTGTCGCGGCAGGAAGCCCGGCTGGCGGGGTGGCTGAAGGATCTGGCCCCCAGCCCGGAACTGCGCACGTGGTTCGGGCACGATCCGGCCCGCTGGGAGGAGTTCCGCCGGCGCTACCGCGCGGAGCTACAGGCGCCGGAGAAGCAAGCGCTGCTGCACCGGCTGGCCGCTGCCGCCCGGGCCGGTCCGGTCACGCTGGTCTACGCCGCCCGCGACAGGGAGCACAACAGCGCGGTGGTGTTGAGGGAGGTCCTGGAGGAGCGGTACCTGCGGCGAAGGTCTCCCGCGCCCCGGGCACAACAGGCGGGGCGGAGACAGCGCGCCGGCCAGGCACGGTAGACGGGGCGGGCAGGGCCCGGTTCCGCCGGCCGCCCTCCTGAGGTATACTTCTAGCGCCGGTTCCGGTCTGGCGCCGGCCTGCCGGGCGCTTAGCTCAGAGGAAGAGCGCCTCTCTGACGCAGAGGAGGTCGGAGGTTCAAGTCCTCCAGCGCCCACCATCAAACCCCGGGACGGGGCAATGCTCAATCCTGCGGTGTCAATGGCGAGAGGGGCTGCTGGAGCAGCGCAAGCACACGTACAAGCGGCAGGTGCGCTGGGAGCAGCGAGCGAGTGGGCGAGACCCGTTTGCTCGACCGCCTGAAGTCCCAAGGAGCCACCCCCCTGCACCAGAGAAGACATCATGCAGGCGTAAGATCAAAGGAGATCTGGCTCCGGGCCGGTTTCCTGAGGTGCTCCCGGGCCCGGGAATCGGGGCCGCAGGGCGGGGTTGCCATGGGGAGTGATCCGCTGGAGGATCTGCGGGCGCAACTTGCCGAGAAAGTCACGTTCAATCCCTACATCCTCGAAACCCACGGCCGGTGCGAGAGTTATCCCGAGGCCCGCCCTCCTCTTGCGGTGGTCTTCGCCGAATCGGTCCAGGACGTCCAGCTGGTCCTCGCCTGGGCGTCGACCCACCACATTGCGGTCATTCCCTTCGGAGCCGGCACGAGCCTGGAAGCCCAGTTGCTCCCCCAGGGCTCAGCCATCAGCCTGGATCTTTCCAGGTTGAATCGCCTCCTGGAACTTCGGCCGCAGGATTTCCTGGCCGTGGTCGAGGCCGGCCTGACCTATCCGGCTCTCACCCGGGCCCTGGAGCGACACGGGCTTTTCTTTCCGGTGGACCCAGGCGCGGAGGCCACGCTGGGCGGGATGGCGGCCACCAACGCCTCCGGGACCACGACCATCCGCTACGGCGGGATGCGCCAGAATGTCCTGGCCCTGGAGGTGGTCCTGGCCAGCGGAGAGGTCTTACAGGTCGGCCGGCCGGTGCAGAAGACCAGCAGCGGCTACGACCTGAAGGACCTGTTCATCGGATCGGAGGGCACACTGGGCGTGATCACCAAACTCACCGTGCGGCTGCACCCCCGGCCTGTCCATGTCCACACTATCAGGGCTGTCTTCCCCAATCTGGACGCCACCGTGGAGGGAGCCACCCTTATCCTGGCCAGTGGATTGCCTGTCGCCCGGCTTGAAATGGTCGATGAACTGGGCATGAGGGCCGTGAACCGCTACCTGAATCGTACATACCCGGAGAGTCCGGCCCTCTTCCTCGAGTTCCACTCCGGCACCGCCGCCGCCATCGGCGAAGAATCCAGGGAAGTGCAGGGATTGCTGGACGCCGCCGGGGCACTGTCGGTGGATATCGCCAGGACTCCCCTCGAACGGGACGCGCAGTGGGAAGCCCGTCACAAGCTCTACTGGGCGCTTATCGCGCTCTTCCCCGGCTGCTCCTACATGATCACCGACACGGCCGTGCCCCTTACCCGCCTGCCGGAGATGGTCACGCAGGCACAACGCCTGCTGGCGGACATGGACCTGCCGGGGTCCATCGTGGGGCACGTAGGGGAGGGGAACTTCCACACGCTGGTGGCGGTGGCGCCGGCGGACTACCCTCGTGCCGAGCAATTTGCAGAGCGCGTGGCTGAGGCGGCGGTACGCCTGGGGGGGACCATCAGCGGCGAGCACGGCGTGGGCTTGCGGAAGAGAAGACTCCTCCACCTGGAACACGGCCCCGCCGTGGAGTGGATGCGCCGGGTGAAGGATCTCTTCGATCCACAGGGCATCCTGAATCCCGGCAAGATCTTCTGAGCGCCAGGCTCACACCAGCAGGTAGCGGCGCCTCACCTCCTGGTTGCCCCTAAGGTCGCTGACGCTGCCGTGGTAGCGAATGCGACCATCATCGATGACATAACCCCGGTCGGCGATCCTGAGAGCCGCCTGGACGTTCTGCTCCGCCAGCAGGACCGTGAGCCCCGTAGCCTTGAGATCAAGAATCCGCTCTTCGAGAGCGCGCACCAAGCGTGGGGCCAGCCCTTCCAGCGGTTCGTCCAGCAGGAGAAGTTCAGGATTCCCCACCAGGGCCCGGGCGATGGCCAGCATCTTCTGCTCGCCTCCGCTGAGATGCCCGCCTTTGCGGGAGGCTTTTTCCTTCAGGATCGGAAAGAGCTCGAACACCGCTGCCAGGTCCCAGCCGGCTTGGCGGGTGGGTTTTCGGGCGGCAATCTCCAGGTTCTCCGCCACCGTCAGGTCGGCGAAGATCCGGCGGTCGTCGGGGACGTAGCCGATGCCCAGGCGTGCAATCCGATGCGGGGGAAGGCCCCCGAGATCGACCCCCTTGAAGCGGATGCGCCCGCGCCGCGGGGGCACTATCCCCATGATGCTCTTCAGGGTGGTGGTCTTGCCGGCTCCGTTGCGGCCCAGGAGGCAGACCACCTCCCCCCGGTCAACGCGCAGCGACACGTCGAAAAGGATGTGGCTCAGGCCGTAGTAGGTGTGGATCCCCTGGACCTCAAGCATCGCCCGCCCCCAGGTAGGCCTCCTGGACTGCGGGATTCCGCCGTACCGCCTCCGGCGGCCCCTGCATGATGGTCCGGCCGCCATGCATGACCATGATGCTTTCCGCCGCAGCGAAGACCACGTCCATGTCATGCTCGCAGAACAGGATGGTCAAGCCGTGCTCCCGCGCCAGGCGCCTGATCAGGACCAGGGTGGCGGCGGTCTCTTCGGGCGACATTCCCGCGGTGGGCTCGTCCAGGACCAGCAGCCGGGGCTGACTGCCCAGGGCGATGGCTATTTCCAGGATGCGCTGGTCGCCGTGGGAAAGGGTTCCCGCCAGGTGGTCGGCTTTGCTCAGCAGACCGGTGTCGGCCAGGATGCGTTCGGTTTGCACCACGGCCAGGCCGTCTGCCGCCGCAAAGAGATTCAGGCTCGCCCGGTGTCTCGACAGCACCGCGACCTGGACATTCCTGAAGACGGTCAGCCGGGGGAAGATGTTCACAATTTGAAATGTGCGTCCAATCCCGCGCCGGCAGATCTCGTGCGCAGGAAGTCCCGTGATCTCGGTGCCGTCGAATATGATCTGCCCGCGGTCCGGCCGCAGCACTCCCGTGATGAGATTGAACAGCGTAGTCTTCCCCGCGCCATTGGGTCCGATGACTGCCACGATGGCACCGGCATCTACGCCCAGGTCCGCGCCGTCCACCGCCGGGAATCCGTCGAACGCCTTGGCGACGCGCTGGACGCGCAGAAGTTCAGGCATCGGGGCCTGCGCCCGGTCGGGGCCGGGGAGCCTGTGACCTCATCCGGATCATGCGCTCCTGAACGTGCCCCATGACGCCTTCGGGCATGAAGAAGATCAGGAGGATCAACATGATGCCTAAGATCGTGGTCCAGTTCTCGGTGTACCGGCCGGCGATGATCCGCAGGGTGACCACGATGGCCGCGCCCAGCATCGGCCCCAGAAAGGTGAACCATCCGCCGAGCAGGCACATCACCAGAATCTCCAGGGACAGCACCCAGAAGAGCATGTTGGGAAAGACCGACCGCTCCAGCGCCACATAGAGGACGCCCGCCGCCCCGGCGAAGAACGCGGCGATGATGATGGCCACCAACCGGTGCACGCGCACGTCGATACCCACCACCTGGCAGCGTTGGGGGTTATCCCGCACCGCCTGGAGCGTGGCCCCAAACGGAGACCTGACGATCAGATACAGGGCCGCCAGCGACGCGGCCACAGCGGCCAGGATAAGATAATAGACGTTCTCCACGGGGCGCAGGATCGGCGGCAGCGGAATTCCGTGAATGCCATTGTCGCCACCGGTGAACGAGTACCAGCGCAGGACGATGACCCAGAGCAGCGACCCCAGCGAGATCTGCAGCATGCCGAAATACAGCCGGGTCAGCCGCACGCAGACCCAGCCGATCAGCCATCCCGTCAGGGCGGCCGCCGGGGGACCGGCGAGGAAGGCCGCCCAGGCTGGCCATCCCCACCTGGTAATGGCCAGCGCGGCGGTGTAGGCTCCCACACCGTAGAACACCGCATGGTGAAACTGGTAGATCCCTCCGTAGCCCAGCGCCAGGTTCAGGCTGGTGGCCAGCAGCCCCATCACCAGGGCCAGGGCCAGGAGGTAGGTGTAGAACGAGGGCAGGACGGCCGGGGCCGCGGCCAGGATGGCGACGGCGGCCAGCACGCTGGCGGGTACTGACCGCCCCAGGAACTGTGCGCGCACGGACCTCTCTACCACACCGAGCGGAGCAACCCGGTGGGCCGCACGAGCAGCACCAGCACCGTGGCCGCATACGGGAAGACGATGGCAAACTGGGGCCAGATCAACAGCCCCAGCGACTGCGTGACCCCAAAGAGCAGCGCACCGACCAGGGCCCCCCAGAGGTTCCCCAGCCCGCCGATGGTGACGATCAGGAATGCTTCGATGATGATGGTGTGGTCCATCCCCAGCGTAATGCTGGTGGTGGGGGCCACCAGCGCGCCGCCCAGGCCGGCGAGATAACTTCCGACCAGGAACGCCGCGGCCAGGATCCGGCTCACGTCGATGCCCAGGACACCCACCATCTCCCGGTCCACCGCCGCCGCCCTGGCCATCCGGCCCAGCCGGGTCTTGTGGGTGAAGGCCCACATCCCCACCGCGACCAGCGGGCCCACCAGCAGCAGGAAGAGATTGTACCGGGGCACCGCCGCCCCCAGGATGTGGGCGGCCCCCCGCAGGATGGGCGGGGCCAGCACGGAACGATAGTCCGCCCCCCAGATGAGTTTCACCACGTCGTTGAGGATGAGCATGATGCCCCAGGTGAACAGGATCAGCATCAGGTGCTCGCGCTCATACAGCCGGGACAGCAGCGCGCGCTCGACCACCAGGCCGACCACTGCCCCCGCCAGGGGAGCCGCCAGCAACGCCAGCCACAGCCCCGCGGCGTTGCTCCCCAGCCCCGTGGCGATGGTGAAGGCTGCGAATGCGCCAATCATGTACAGCGACCCGTGGAACACGTTGGGCACCCGCAGCACGCCCAGGACGAAGCTCAGCCCGGCGGAGACGATGAACAGAATCATCGCCCGGCTCAGGCCGACCAGGAGCTGGCTGCCGATTACCTGGAGATCCATCCCGGAGAGGGCGGGGCGGCGACCGGGCGGACGGGCGCGCCCGGCCGCCGCTCTAACCGTGCAACGAGGTTGCCCTCACCGCCGCCGGGCTCGGGCCACATCCTCGCAGGTGGGCATGACGTCCGCGCCCCGCAGGATCACCGGATTGGCGGCGACAATGGCGTTGAGCTGCAGATTCTTCTTGGTCACCCCGGCAATGATGGGGTAGATGACCTGGTGATCGCAGGCCCGCATCTCCACTTCGCCCACCGGGGATCGAATCCTCAGGCCTTCCAGCGCATCGATGATCTTCTCCCTGTCCAGCGATCGGGCTTTCCGGATGGCCTCCGCGATGAAGTAGGCCGTGTTGTAGCCGTGGAAGGCCGGAAATCCTGGCGGCGTACCGTAGGCCGCCTGGAACGCCCGGACGAAGGCCTGGTTGGCCGGTGTCTCCGGGTAGTACCAGAGGTAATCGGTGGTGCCGGTAACCCCTTCGGGCACGTTCAGTCCCAGGGGGCGCAGCGCCGTGAAGTCGATGGCCGTATGAATCGCGCTGGGCACTCGTTCGGCAAACCCCACGGTCAGCATCGTTCGCAGCACGTTGGCCATGCCCGCGCCACCCGTGCCGAAGAAGGCCGCCTCGGGCCGGCCGGCCATTATGGACGTCAGGTACGGGACGAGATCAGGCTCGCCGGTCCGCCACCAGGTCTGCCCCGCCAGGGTCGCCTCGGGCTTCGCCCGCTTCATGAACCGCCAGAACGAGTTGGTGATGGCGTGGCCGTACTCATAGTCTTCGGCGCCGATCCAGAACCTGAGGAAGGGCTTCCGGGCAAAGTATTCGGCGAGGGCCTTGCCGGCCATGGCCGTGTTCTCCGTGGTGGAGAACACATAGCGGTGCCCCTGGGCCCCGGTGATGGCCTCGCTCTTGGAAATCCAGACGATGAACGGGATCTTCTGCTCCCGGGCCAGGGCAGAGATGGCCAGCGCAGTGGCACTGTTGATGGTACCCACGAGGAGATCTACCCGTTCCTGCAGGATAAGCTCTCGGGCCATGCTCAACCCGATTTCCGGTGAGAACCGTTCATCCCGGGTGACGAACTCGATCCTGGCGCCGAGCACTCCATCCCTGTTGATCTCGCCCAGGGCCAGCTTGAACCCGTTGAGGGCGTCATTGCTGAACACGGCCGGCGGTCCGCTGTAGGTGTCGACAATGCCGACCTTGACATTCCGTCCCAGGGTGGGGACCTGCGCCACTGAGGAGGGAGACAGGAACATCCCCGCCGCCAGCGTGACCGTGACCCCCATGAGGAGGGCAACCCATCCCTTGCCCATACGCCTTCCCCCCTTGACCCGCCTGCCACGGATTGCCCAAATCTTAGCCGTGCGGGGGAAAGAGTCCTTCAGTCTGTTGCCCTCCGCCGGGTGAACCTGGTCTCCGGCCCTTGCTCAAGGGGGTGTAGCCCTCAAAGGAAGGCAAGTTCACGGGGACAACGTGGGGCAATGCTAGGGGCAGGTTGTCTGGGAGCAACGAGCGAGTGGGCGAGGCCCGTCTGCTGGACCACCT
The window above is part of the Armatimonadota bacterium genome. Proteins encoded here:
- a CDS encoding ABC transporter ATP-binding protein; this encodes MPELLRVQRVAKAFDGFPAVDGADLGVDAGAIVAVIGPNGAGKTTLFNLITGVLRPDRGQIIFDGTEITGLPAHEICRRGIGRTFQIVNIFPRLTVFRNVQVAVLSRHRASLNLFAAADGLAVVQTERILADTGLLSKADHLAGTLSHGDQRILEIAIALGSQPRLLVLDEPTAGMSPEETAATLVLIRRLAREHGLTILFCEHDMDVVFAAAESIMVMHGGRTIMQGPPEAVRRNPAVQEAYLGAGDA
- a CDS encoding branched-chain amino acid ABC transporter permease, producing MRAQFLGRSVPASVLAAVAILAAAPAVLPSFYTYLLALALVMGLLATSLNLALGYGGIYQFHHAVFYGVGAYTAALAITRWGWPAWAAFLAGPPAAALTGWLIGWVCVRLTRLYFGMLQISLGSLLWVIVLRWYSFTGGDNGIHGIPLPPILRPVENVYYLILAAVAASLAALYLIVRSPFGATLQAVRDNPQRCQVVGIDVRVHRLVAIIIAAFFAGAAGVLYVALERSVFPNMLFWVLSLEILVMCLLGGWFTFLGPMLGAAIVVTLRIIAGRYTENWTTILGIMLILLIFFMPEGVMGHVQERMIRMRSQAPRPRPGAGPDA
- a CDS encoding FAD-binding oxidoreductase — protein: MGSDPLEDLRAQLAEKVTFNPYILETHGRCESYPEARPPLAVVFAESVQDVQLVLAWASTHHIAVIPFGAGTSLEAQLLPQGSAISLDLSRLNRLLELRPQDFLAVVEAGLTYPALTRALERHGLFFPVDPGAEATLGGMAATNASGTTTIRYGGMRQNVLALEVVLASGEVLQVGRPVQKTSSGYDLKDLFIGSEGTLGVITKLTVRLHPRPVHVHTIRAVFPNLDATVEGATLILASGLPVARLEMVDELGMRAVNRYLNRTYPESPALFLEFHSGTAAAIGEESREVQGLLDAAGALSVDIARTPLERDAQWEARHKLYWALIALFPGCSYMITDTAVPLTRLPEMVTQAQRLLADMDLPGSIVGHVGEGNFHTLVAVAPADYPRAEQFAERVAEAAVRLGGTISGEHGVGLRKRRLLHLEHGPAVEWMRRVKDLFDPQGILNPGKIF
- a CDS encoding branched-chain amino acid ABC transporter permease encodes the protein MDLQVIGSQLLVGLSRAMILFIVSAGLSFVLGVLRVPNVFHGSLYMIGAFAAFTIATGLGSNAAGLWLALLAAPLAGAVVGLVVERALLSRLYEREHLMLILFTWGIMLILNDVVKLIWGADYRSVLAPPILRGAAHILGAAVPRYNLFLLLVGPLVAVGMWAFTHKTRLGRMARAAAVDREMVGVLGIDVSRILAAAFLVGSYLAGLGGALVAPTTSITLGMDHTIIIEAFLIVTIGGLGNLWGALVGALLFGVTQSLGLLIWPQFAIVFPYAATVLVLLVRPTGLLRSVW
- a CDS encoding DUF488 family protein, coding for MLRVKRIYELPSPGDGQRFLVERLWARGVSRQEARLAGWLKDLAPSPELRTWFGHDPARWEEFRRRYRAELQAPEKQALLHRLAAAARAGPVTLVYAARDREHNSAVVLREVLEERYLRRRSPAPRAQQAGRRQRAGQAR
- a CDS encoding ABC transporter ATP-binding protein, coding for MLEVQGIHTYYGLSHILFDVSLRVDRGEVVCLLGRNGAGKTTTLKSIMGIVPPRRGRIRFKGVDLGGLPPHRIARLGIGYVPDDRRIFADLTVAENLEIAARKPTRQAGWDLAAVFELFPILKEKASRKGGHLSGGEQKMLAIARALVGNPELLLLDEPLEGLAPRLVRALEERILDLKATGLTVLLAEQNVQAALRIADRGYVIDDGRIRYHGSVSDLRGNQEVRRRYLLV